The genomic segment AAGATCTTCGGCTCGCAGAAGCTGCTCCCCGCCACGGTCGACTTCGTCGACATCGCGGGCATCGTGCGCGGCGCGAGCGAGGGTGAGGGCCTGGGCAACAAGTTCCTGGCGAACATCCGCGAGTCGGATGCGATCTGCCAGGTCATCCGGGCCTTCAAGGACGAGAACGTCGTACACGTCGACGGCAAGGTCTCGCCCAAGGACGACATCGAGACGATCAACACCGAGCTGATCCTCGCGGACATGCAGTCCGTCGAGAAGGCCGTCCCGCGCCTCACCAAGGAGGCCCGCCTCCAGAAGGAGAAGGCCGCCGTCCTGGCCGCGGTCCTGGACGCCCAGAAGATCCTCGAAGAGGGCCGCACCCTCTACTCCGCCGGCATCCACGCCGGCACCGAACAGGGCCGGCTCCTGCACGAGCTGCACCTGCTCACCGTCAAGCCCTTCCTCTACGTCTTCAACGTGGACGAGGACGAGCTGACCGACGAGGACTTCAAGAACGAGCAGCGCGCACTCGTCGCCCCCGCCGAGGCGATCTTCCTGAACGCCAAGATCGAGGCCGAGCTGATCGAGCTCGACGACGAGGAGGCCCTCGAGCTCCTCCAGTCCATGGGCCAGGAGGAGCCCGGCATGGCCGTCCTCGGCCGCGTCGGCTTCGACACCCTCGGCCTGCAGACCTACCTCACCGCCGGCCCCAAGGAAACCCGCGCCTGGACCATCAAGAAGGGCGCCACGGCCCCCGAGGCGGCCGGCGTGATCCACACCGACTTCCAGCGCGGCTTCATCAAGGCCGAGATCGTCTCCTTCGACGACCTCGTCGCCTGCGGCTCCATCCCGGAAGCCCGCGCCAAGGGCAAGGCCCGCATGGAGGGCAAGGACTACGTGATGCAGGACGGCGACGTGGTCGAGTTCCGCTTCAACGTCTAGCGGGTTCCATGGCGCGACGGTCTTGATCTGACAAAGAGTCAGGCTAGAAGGGGTCCACTCCTCCGGGGGTGGGCCCCTGGGCCTTCACCGTGCTGGACTGGTGCGGGATTTTTTGGCGCCCCGCCACCCCTCATTGCCTCTTCTGCGGATCCGCGCGACTGCCACGCCTTGTGGGGCCGTCCAGCCGAGGGCGGGGCCGGATTGCATCAGTGGCCGGCCCCTGCACGACCGGGGCCAGGAACCACTCGCCGAGCTGGTGTGCGGCGGGGCGGTCTCTGCCGACGGGTCGGCGGACCATCTGCTGGGATGGGTCACCCACGGAGGCGCTCGAACGCGAGGTCGAGGTCCCTGACGAAATCCTGCCATGAGGGAAGGTCTGCCACTGGCCCCTCCGGATCCAGGAGTTCGAGCATCCGCAACCGGTGCTGCGAGAAACGCTTCTGGAACTGGGCGAGGCGGCGCCCCTTGCATTCGCTTGCCCGTGCGAGCGAGTCCTTGAGGAGCTGTTTGGGGTCGGCGACCCTTTCCGCCGCGATGCTCTTGGGGAGATCAAGGCTGACGCGGCCACGCGGGTTCTCGGCGACCTGGCGCAGACATGCTTCGTCAAGAAGCAGCCAAGCCTCCAGCATGCGGACGGGCACCACGGCGACGTGCAGGAGGCCGGGCCACTCAGCGCAAACTGCCTTCTCGATCTCGTCTCTGCGGTCCTGGGCAGCGCCTCGGTCTGCATCCCGTTGCACCACCACTAGATCGTAGTCCCCGTGCAATTCGCGGGCTGCCCGCAGCTTTTCCGGAAGCGAGTGACCGGTCGGCAGCCGAAGGAGACCGAAGTCGGGGACGGTGACCGAGATGGCCAGCCCCTTGCGCACACCAATGGACTCGACGTGCGGTACGAGGCCGTTGTCGCTGCTGCCCTCGCCGATGAACAGAACACGAGTGGTCACGCGGCTCCCCAGTCCAACGTGAGCTGCGCTCCGACGGGTGTGGTGAGGTACGGCAGGATGTCGGCCTTCGTCACGAAGGCGCCGTCCGCATTCGCGGCCCGCCAGGTCTCGGCGAGCGGGCGTAGCCGCAGCGCCCGGTTCAGCGAGCCGTTCTCGGCCTTTTGCATCGCGGTATCGGCGAACAAAAGGTCTTCAGGCGCGATGAGTTGTACGACCCCGGGTGAGTGCGTGTTGATCAACACCTGCCGGAATGGATTGTCCGTTCCAGGCTCCTCTGATGGGTCGACTGCAAGGTCCTGGACAAGGGCGACCATAGCGTTGAGGTTTGCGGGGTGGATGCCGTTCTCGGGCTCCTCCATACAGATCAGACCACGCACAGACGAGTCTTCGAGCAGGACGCACAGGGCCAGGAAGCGCAGGGTGCCTTCGGAGAGACTGCGGGCGGGCAGCGTCATGCCGGCCACCTCGTGCACGTTGACCGTGAGGAGCTGTCTGACCTCGTCCTGATCGACGTCCAGCTCGCGGATATGAACACCGGTCAGGTCCGAGAGACGCCCCGCGACCCTGGCGTATACCTGGCTGGGATCTGTCCCGGGAGTGTCGTGGGCTACGCGGAAGAGCGTCGCGGGCAGGTGGGAGCCGTCGGCGCCCATCACCTGCGGGTCGGCATATCGGTCGGACCTGCGCAGAGCGGACGGTTCAAGGGCGAGCCGTCGCCAGGACTGCATCTCACGGCGAGCCGCGAGGATGGTTGGGTCGTCGCTGCTCGTGATGGTGGAGACGACGGTTGCGGGCGCCCGCGATGCCGCGGCCGGCTTGGGCTGCCCCCGGCTGCCACCGTCCTGATGGATCTTCACGATCGACTCGCCGGATTCGGTTGTCGTCGAGATGAAGGGGGCGCCACTGCGGTGGCCCTGGATGACGCTGTTGCGGAAGTGCTTCGCGCTGTGGGGGAAGAGAAGGTGCCGGGGGGCTGTGCCCTTGGTGATGTGGCTCAGCGTCTCATGGAGGAGGGTGAGACGGCCGAAACGGTCCAGGCCGGACGGCTCCTGGTAACCGACCTCCAGCTCGTATCGCAGAAAGGTGGTCGTGGCCTTGGCCGCCCGGCCGAAATCGTCCTGCGTGTGGAGCGGGACGATCATCTCGGCGGCGAACCGCATCCGGTGATGGCCAGGTTCGAAGCCCTTCCAGAAAAGGTCGCGGGGGTCACCCTGACGCTCACCGTGTACGCCCCGAACCTCTTGGGCCGCCTCCATCATCGACTGGTCGGCGAGCAAGGAGAGAAACTGAATGGCGTCGAACACGTTCGACTTGCCGGTGCCGTTTTCCCCTGCAATGCAGGTGAAAGGGCCGAAGTCGACGGACAGGTCCAGGAGGTTCTTGAACCCGTGGACTTCAATGCGGGTCAGCATGTGGTCTCCGGAAGCTCGCTGGGCGGATCCCGCCAAGCGTACTGGCGAGGCAGATCGCCATCTCGCCTATACATCAGGTGGCCCCATGCTCGGCTATGGCCCACTCCGCTCCGTTTTCCCGGCGAGCCAGTCCGTGACTCGCAGTGCTGTCGTCGCGGCGATCTACGGCGAAACGCTCCCGGGAGGTCCTGATGAGTCGATTCGACCGAGAGCCGAGATCGTCCTGCAGAGGGCGTAGGAACTGACTTCGGCTCGCCTACCTCCAGCTTCAGGACGAGCCTGCCCCCCCGTCTCAGCGACAAGCGTGTCATCAGCTGCGTCTGCGGGTGGGGCTGGCGTTGGCGGTGTTGCAGACCCTTCTGGTGTGGCCGGTCTCGGCAAGGACAGCGAGAGCGGCGGAGCTGTCCAGGTTCTCGACGATCTTGCGTTGCAGCCAGTCCGATGAGTCGGTCAGCGCATCGGGTACCACGGCTGAGTCAGGGCGACGGTCCTGAATGGCGACCACTCGTGGAGCCGCTTCAACAGGAAGGGGTGTGGGTCGCCCGGCGGGCCCTGCGGCGGGCCGTCGTGACCACCGAACAGGTCGAATGACCACACGCCGCCAGGGCGCCGTCAGGACGTGAGGGGCGCGGGGGTCGGGGGCGGGGTGGTGGGTGCGGTGGTGGTCGGGGTGGGGGTCGGGGTCGGTGATGTCGACGTGGAGTGTGTCGGGGTCGGGGACGGGGAGTGGGTCGTCGTCGAGGAGTGCGGCGACGGGGTCGACGAATGCGTGGACGTCGGAGGCGTGGAGGGGATGCTGCCCGGGCGCTCCGTCACGGTGTCCGTGGCGCCCGTGTCGCCCCTCGGGCGCTTGAACCACTGGTCCGACTGCGCGTCGTAGAGGACGAAGACGTCCACGTCCTTCTTCGCGTCCTGCACGGTCACCACCTTGGCCGGGTCGTAGGACGGCCAGGCCTGTCCGGTCGTCTTCGCGGACTGCGAGGACGCCGCAGGCGACTGGAGCGGGTTGCCGCAGGCGCAGCGCACGCGCGGCTCTCCGTGGTCACCGACCAGGACGGCGGTGCCGGCCTGCAGCACCGACTGGAAGGCGGTGGCCTTGCCGTCCTTGAAGCCGTGATTGGTGACGCTGGTGTCCGTGCGCAGCTGTACGGGCGTCAGGGAGCGCAGATAGGCGGGGATTTCGGACGGCTCGATGCCTTCGACGCCGGCGAAGGCCTTGGCCTTCGCCGCGTCGCCCGTCAGGAGGTCGATCTGCCGCTCGACGTCACAGCTCGACACCTTGAGCGTGCCGCCGTACAGGCCGGGCGTCGAGCCCTCCGCGGTGCCGGCGCCGTCCGTACCGCTGGAGAGCAGGCTGGGCATCGGGCTCGCGGTGGCGGGCTCTGAGGAGTCCTTCGCCGTGGACTGGGTGAAGGGGTCGGTGCCCGCGGCCGCTGCCGGCTGGAGCGACAGGGTCGTGCCCGTGCTGTCGGAACCGCTCGTGTCGGACTTCTTGTCCGGACGGGTGAGGAAGACGACCAGGGCCACGGCCGCGACCAGGACGACGGCGAGGAGGGCGACCCGGGGCGCGGACCGCCACCAGGGCCGGTGGTCACCCGGCCCCCCGCTCCCGTCCCCGCCGCCTCCGCCGCCCCGGCCGCCGCTTCCGTCCTCGGGGCCGCCCGGCGAGCCGCCCTGCCCCGAGGGGGCGGGCTGCTGCCGGGGCATGGCCTGCGTCGGGTCCGACGGGCGCGGCGCGGCGAGCGGGCCGGACGGCGGGCCGGTCGGGTGGCTGTCGGGGGGCGGTGCAGATGTCACGAGTCCCTCTTCCGGCGCGCGGATCGTCCGCCGCAGTGAGAAATTTGCCCGGTAATCATCAGTTTTGGGTCCATTGTGTGATCCGGTGCACTGTCGCCCGCAAGTTCTGCATCCGGTTCTGCATCCAGTCCTGCGCCCGGTTCTGCATCACCTCCGTTCCCGGTTCCGCATCGCCTTCGTTCCCGGCAGGAGACAGCGTGAGTCAGCCGCGCAGCCCCGTTCCCAGTGCTCTTCGGGCCTGGGGGGAGGCCCTCGCCACCGCCGTGGCGGGGACCGCCACCATGCTCGTCGTGGCCGCGCTCGGCCTGTGGGCGGCGGGCGCGGGCGACCTTCCCGGCGGCGGATTCCCCCAAGTGGCCGCAGCCGTGGTCGTCATGGCGGTCGGCGGTTCTGTCGACCTGACGGGTGGTGCCGGGTTCCTGGCCCAGACGGACGCCGCCATCGACGTCATTCCGCTGTCGGTGACACTGGCCGGCTCCCTCGTGACCGCCGTCGTCTTCCTGCTCCCGCTGCGCGCGAGGGCGGTGACCGACGTCGGAGAGCTGCTCGGCCGCGTCGCCCGTACGGCCGTGCTCTGGCTGCTGCTGCTCCTGCTGCTCGCCCTCGCGGCCCGCCACAGCTTCAGCATCCCGGTGGGCGACGGCATCGAGCAGGACCTCGGCGAGGCGCTCGGCGCGACGCCACAGGTCGGATTCCGCGCGGACGTCCCCCCGACCCTCGGATTCGGCCTCCTCTGGGTGCTGGCCGTGCTCGCGCTCGCCTTCCTCATCTCCCGGAAGGCACCGCTGCCCTCCCGGCTGCTGCCCTTCCAGAACTCCGTACGGCCGCCGGCCTTCGCGATGCTGCTCGTGCTGCTCGGCTATGTGGTGATCGGCCTGATCGCCGGGGTGGTCACCCTGATCACCCGGGGCCATCCGGCTGAGACCGCCGCCGTCCTGCTCCTCGGCCTGCCGAACCTGGTCTGGATCGCGCTGGGCCTCGGCATGGGCGGAACGTGGGAGGGGCACGTGGACCAGGCCATCGGGCTGCCCATGCCGCACGTGCTCGACCAGGTGCTCCGCAGCAAGGGTGTGGACCGGACCCTCGACATGAGCTCGCTCGCGCAGTACGACGGCCGGGCCTGGCTCCTGGTGGCCGTGGCCGCCGTGGCGCTGCTCGGCGCCGCGTTCGTCGCGGCGGTACGTTCCCCGGTCCGGACGCCGGCGTGGCGGCACGCCGTGGACATGGCCGTGGCCTCGGCCGTCGCCCTGCTCCTCGTCGGACTGACCACCCGGATCTCCGCACGCTACGGGCTCTCCCTGATCGGCATCGGAGACCTCGGCGGCGGTCTGGGCGGGGAGGTCTCCCTGGAACCGCACCTCTTCCTGCTGGTGGTCCTGGCGGCGCTCTGGGGGCTGGTCACCGGGTTCCTCGGCAGCCTGCTGGCCCGGCACGTACGCCATCTGCCGGGCGACGTCCGAGACGCGAAGGCGGACTGAGACGGGCAGAGCGGCAGACGGGCAGACGGGCTGACGGGCAGGGGGCGGTGAGCCGCGAGCCGTGAACGTCAGCCCGGCCGGGCCGGGAACACCGGTGCGGCCCAGCCCGGTGGTGGCGGGGGAGCCGCGGTCCGCTGCCGCTGCGCGTCCGCTCCCGTAGCCGCGTTCACCCGGGTGGCGGCACGCTCCGCCGGCGGACTCCCCGCCATCCCCGGCCGGCCGCTCCGGCCGGCGGTCCGCAGCGCCGTGACGAACCCCCGGCAGGTCTCGTAACGGTTATCGGGAGCCTTGGCCAGGGCCTTGCCCAGCACCGCGTCGACAGCCCGCGGCAGTCCGGGGCGCAGCTCGGACAGGCCCGGCGGCGAGTCGTACTGGTGCGCCCAGAGCAGGGCCATGTCGTCGTCGCGGCGGAACGGCGGCGCCCCGGCCAGCATCTCGAAGACGACGCAGCCCAGGCTGTAGACGTCGCACCGGCCGTCCACCGGCCGGCCCGAGATCTGCTCGGGCGCCACGTAGTCCAGCGTGCCGACGAACTGCCCGACGCTGGTGAAGCCGGTCAGCGACAGTGACTTCTTCGTCAGGCCGAAGTCCGTCAGATAGGCGTGCTCGGGACGGTCGCTGTCGGTGCCTTCGGCCAACAGGATGTTGCCGGGCTTGACGTCCCGGTGCACGAGGTCGTGGGCGTGCGCGGCGTCCAGCGCCGAGGCCACTTGCAGGGCCACCCGGCAGGTGGCTTCGAGGGACATCGTCCCTTCGCGGTCGAGCAGCGCCCGCAGGTCGCTGCCCTCGACGTACCGCATGGCGATGTAGAGCACTCCGTCCGTCTCGCCGGCCTCGAAGATCGGCACGATGTGCGGATGGTCGATGGCCGCGGCCACCCGCGACTCATGGGCGAACCGCTTGCGGAAGTTGTCGTTGCGGGCGAGTTCGGGCGCCAGCACCTTCACGGCCACGGTC from the Streptomyces sp. RKAG293 genome contains:
- the ychF gene encoding redox-regulated ATPase YchF; its protein translation is MSLTIGIVGLPNVGKSTLFNALTKNDVLAANYPFATIEPNVGVVGVPDPRLAQLAKIFGSQKLLPATVDFVDIAGIVRGASEGEGLGNKFLANIRESDAICQVIRAFKDENVVHVDGKVSPKDDIETINTELILADMQSVEKAVPRLTKEARLQKEKAAVLAAVLDAQKILEEGRTLYSAGIHAGTEQGRLLHELHLLTVKPFLYVFNVDEDELTDEDFKNEQRALVAPAEAIFLNAKIEAELIELDDEEALELLQSMGQEEPGMAVLGRVGFDTLGLQTYLTAGPKETRAWTIKKGATAPEAAGVIHTDFQRGFIKAEIVSFDDLVACGSIPEARAKGKARMEGKDYVMQDGDVVEFRFNV
- a CDS encoding DUF4276 family protein; translated protein: MTTRVLFIGEGSSDNGLVPHVESIGVRKGLAISVTVPDFGLLRLPTGHSLPEKLRAARELHGDYDLVVVQRDADRGAAQDRRDEIEKAVCAEWPGLLHVAVVPVRMLEAWLLLDEACLRQVAENPRGRVSLDLPKSIAAERVADPKQLLKDSLARASECKGRRLAQFQKRFSQHRLRMLELLDPEGPVADLPSWQDFVRDLDLAFERLRG
- a CDS encoding AAA family ATPase — translated: MLTRIEVHGFKNLLDLSVDFGPFTCIAGENGTGKSNVFDAIQFLSLLADQSMMEAAQEVRGVHGERQGDPRDLFWKGFEPGHHRMRFAAEMIVPLHTQDDFGRAAKATTTFLRYELEVGYQEPSGLDRFGRLTLLHETLSHITKGTAPRHLLFPHSAKHFRNSVIQGHRSGAPFISTTTESGESIVKIHQDGGSRGQPKPAAASRAPATVVSTITSSDDPTILAARREMQSWRRLALEPSALRRSDRYADPQVMGADGSHLPATLFRVAHDTPGTDPSQVYARVAGRLSDLTGVHIRELDVDQDEVRQLLTVNVHEVAGMTLPARSLSEGTLRFLALCVLLEDSSVRGLICMEEPENGIHPANLNAMVALVQDLAVDPSEEPGTDNPFRQVLINTHSPGVVQLIAPEDLLFADTAMQKAENGSLNRALRLRPLAETWRAANADGAFVTKADILPYLTTPVGAQLTLDWGAA
- a CDS encoding DUF6777 domain-containing protein; translated protein: MTSAPPPDSHPTGPPSGPLAAPRPSDPTQAMPRQQPAPSGQGGSPGGPEDGSGGRGGGGGGDGSGGPGDHRPWWRSAPRVALLAVVLVAAVALVVFLTRPDKKSDTSGSDSTGTTLSLQPAAAAGTDPFTQSTAKDSSEPATASPMPSLLSSGTDGAGTAEGSTPGLYGGTLKVSSCDVERQIDLLTGDAAKAKAFAGVEGIEPSEIPAYLRSLTPVQLRTDTSVTNHGFKDGKATAFQSVLQAGTAVLVGDHGEPRVRCACGNPLQSPAASSQSAKTTGQAWPSYDPAKVVTVQDAKKDVDVFVLYDAQSDQWFKRPRGDTGATDTVTERPGSIPSTPPTSTHSSTPSPHSSTTTHSPSPTPTHSTSTSPTPTPTPTTTAPTTPPPTPAPLTS
- a CDS encoding streptophobe family protein, translated to MSQPRSPVPSALRAWGEALATAVAGTATMLVVAALGLWAAGAGDLPGGGFPQVAAAVVVMAVGGSVDLTGGAGFLAQTDAAIDVIPLSVTLAGSLVTAVVFLLPLRARAVTDVGELLGRVARTAVLWLLLLLLLALAARHSFSIPVGDGIEQDLGEALGATPQVGFRADVPPTLGFGLLWVLAVLALAFLISRKAPLPSRLLPFQNSVRPPAFAMLLVLLGYVVIGLIAGVVTLITRGHPAETAAVLLLGLPNLVWIALGLGMGGTWEGHVDQAIGLPMPHVLDQVLRSKGVDRTLDMSSLAQYDGRAWLLVAVAAVALLGAAFVAAVRSPVRTPAWRHAVDMAVASAVALLLVGLTTRISARYGLSLIGIGDLGGGLGGEVSLEPHLFLLVVLAALWGLVTGFLGSLLARHVRHLPGDVRDAKAD
- a CDS encoding serine/threonine-protein kinase — its product is MTSRDPSPDSGLRGHRIAEYQLEDEIGRGGMAVVYRARDLRLGRTVAVKVLAPELARNDNFRKRFAHESRVAAAIDHPHIVPIFEAGETDGVLYIAMRYVEGSDLRALLDREGTMSLEATCRVALQVASALDAAHAHDLVHRDVKPGNILLAEGTDSDRPEHAYLTDFGLTKKSLSLTGFTSVGQFVGTLDYVAPEQISGRPVDGRCDVYSLGCVVFEMLAGAPPFRRDDDMALLWAHQYDSPPGLSELRPGLPRAVDAVLGKALAKAPDNRYETCRGFVTALRTAGRSGRPGMAGSPPAERAATRVNAATGADAQRQRTAAPPPPPGWAAPVFPARPG